A portion of the Plodia interpunctella isolate USDA-ARS_2022_Savannah chromosome 4, ilPloInte3.2, whole genome shotgun sequence genome contains these proteins:
- the Pvr gene encoding vascular endothelial growth factor receptor 1 isoform X7, translating into MKTVGSRKNYKLLFGIILIISTVPADAQETSGPIINETKKEIILQSGQNYTLSCKGRRPVEFKQQSLGEESSGGSFFQTISRNTTGHSPDLQYPYQTELDLIDVDQYAVGYYACFDNAINSSEILNDIIEEPNNTEHVSYIYIYVEGTDYMIVPMGEWVIPSSKSKVVIGCRPTSPDVKFNLLVEYAEFKDELEYENYDPKIGFIVDSMLFRENTDSIVICNLTTSDNKTEQKYLFVLKRTSLKVSKPKVTAVTKYFSDGDTFSLHCFTNYQKNLPVDLKWSYPSNLTSKKAIISTNELDVEENGLHYNDVTISNATRDDAGDYACIAEMNDNSERKTYRMIYIDKPFIHLKQPPSVRLDMDGHITARSKTNMRLAINIDAYPTPKNTFLRNGNVMMIDPPKYNVSNNFMGDIILTIQDLTVRDSANYTLVADNGAVKKTFTYDFRVFSPPEVNIKSSKIIRRDINQTITLNCSVTGYPLPNVRWFFNSTGFEETEVKESEHTIPSVYEVHSSIVLPVHKSGEITCVASNKIDTDSDSRQLYVYEIRNGFGIQDTPDWYPENDNVTLKCLASLYDYKNVTWLSGNRYSTDTVKYFDSPFSHMAVLKIVRVPQHKAGNYTCVGTRNDGENESRSIHIQVEVNRIPIITEPLEENLEVSIYQNVQFSCEADAVPPPDIRWYKDGNEVVNGTDGLEIKETSDRTVLNSTIIIRDMKEENKGKYECVANNTLSSESKFINLLVPAKPNIAIYLGIFGAIFFGLTLLVIYLTWKVKKEKRFRKELAKAGLLYFKEGIPKSLNPDLNIDEQAELLPYDERFEFPAEKLFLGKQLGAGAFGVVYKAEARGIVNAEETTTVAVKTVKKTADNMYIKALASELKIMVHLGKHVNIVNLLGACTKNIGKRELMVIVEYCRFGNIHNYLIRHREVFINQLTTDCKEKPLGRVNRGYSCSSAESGMQSDYGGSNHTQGTEHTFLNTANSTRKDKPNQQMELTQVSEGYVQPEWRTNYESDYQSAAPRPLFSRDLLAWAFQIARGMEYLASRKVLHGDLAARNIVLADDNIVKICDFGLARSIYKNDEYKKKSDSLLPVKWLAIECLNDRIFSTQSDVWSFGIVLWELFSLARTPYPSIPSPQDLLPFLNSGRRLEKPMYADERLYNVMLQCWEHKPTMRPNFTQLQETLGSFLEDNVRNHYVDLNSTYMDLNAKNAGQEDYLDMMNAPDYLNQVTPSPHHYQNGPNEIGQSFFPPSPGTLPQDVMEVTTV; encoded by the exons ACGCTCAAGAAACATCTGGTCCtataattaatgaaacaaaaaaagaaattattctaCAAAGTGGTCAAAACTACACTTTATCGTGCAAGGGACGTAGACCGGTAGAATTTAAACAACAAAGTTTGGGAGAAGAGAGTTCTGGTGGATCATTTTTCCAAACGATATCCCGGAACACTACGGGCCACAGTCCAGACCTGCAGTACCCGTACCAAACTGAGCTCGATTTGATCGACGTCGATCAATATGCTGTTGGTTACTATGCATGCTTTGATAACGCGATCAATAGCagtgaaatattaaatgatattattgaGGAACCTAATAATACCGAACATGTTTcctatatttacatttacgtTGAGG GCACGGATTACATGATTGTGCCAATGGGAGAATGGGTTATACCAAGTAGCAAATCAAAAGTAGTAATTGGATGTAGACCCACAAGCCCtgatgtaaaatttaatttgctaGTG GAGTATGCAGAATTTAAAGATGAACTTGAGTATGAGAATTATGATCCTAAAATAGGGTTCATCGTTGATAGTATGTTGTTTCGAGAAAACACAGACTCTATCGTCATTTGCAATTTAACGACATCGGATAATAAAACGGaacaaaaatacctatttgtattgaaac GTACATCATTGAAAGTGTCGAAGCCTAAAGTTACGGCAGTAACAAAATACTTTTCAGATGGCGACACGTTTTCTCTCCATTGCTTTAccaattatcaaaaaaatctaCCTGTAGATTTAAAATGGAGTTATCCTTCTAATCTAACGTCAAAAAAG GCTATTATTTCAACAAATGAGCTAGATGTGGAAGAGAATGGACTACATTATAACGACGTGACTATCTCAAACGCTACCAGGGATGATGCCGGCGATTACGCTTGCATTGCCGAAATGAATGATAATAGCGAAAGGAAAACTTATCGAATgatatacatag ATAAGCCGTTTATACATTTGAAGCAGCCGCCAAGCGTCAGGCTGGACATGGACGGTCATATCACAGCAAGAAGTAAAACTAATATGAGGCTTGCTATCAATATTGATGCATATCCCACACCAAAGAATAcatt cttACGAAATGGAAATGTAATGATGATAGATCCTCCGAAATATAATGTCAGTAATAACTTTATGGGAGATATAATATTGACAATCCAAGATTTGACCGTAAGGGACTCTGCTAATTATACTTTAGTCGCTGACAATGGCGCTGTGAAAAAAACGTTTACTTACGATTTTAGGGtatttt cTCCTCcagaagtaaatataaaatcaagcAAGATAATTAGACGCGATATAAATCAGACGATCACATTGAATTGCAGCGTGACTGGATATCCATTACCGAATGTTCGATGGTTCTTCAACTCGACCGGGTTTGAAGAAACGGAG GTGAAAGAGTCTGAACACACCATACCTTCTGTGTATGAAGTACATTCCTCAATAGTTTTACCAGTGCACAAGTCAGGTGAAATCACATGTGTAGCATCAAACAAGATAGACACTGACAGCGACAGTAGGCAGTTGTATGTGTATGAGATCAGGAATGGTTTTGGTATCCAAGATACTCCTGATTGGTATCCTGAAAATGATAATGTTACCTTAAAATGTTTGGCCTCTTTGTatgattacaaaaatgtaacttGGCTAAGTGGGAATAGATATAGCACCGATACTG tgaaatattttgacagcCCATTCTCTCACATGGCCGTGTTAAAAATAGTTCGTGTTCCACAACACAAAGCTGGAAATTACACTTGTGTAGGAACTAGGAACGATGGTGAAAATGAGAGTCGATCTATACACATTCAAGTTGAAG tGAATCGCATTCCTATCATAACTGAGCCTTTAGAGGAAAATTTGGAAGTGTCCATCTATCAAAACGTGCAGTTCAGTTGTGAGGCAGACGCCGTGCCTCCCCCTGACATCAGATGGTATAAG GATGGAAATGAAGTAGTGAACGGCACTGACGGTCTAGAGATAAAAGAAACATCAGACCGCACCGTGCTGAATTCTACCATTATTATTAGAGACATGAAAGAGGAAAACAAAGGGAAATATGAATGTGTTGCCAACAACACGTTGAGCTCTGAGAGCAAATTCATTAACCTTCTCGTACcag cAAAACCAAatatagctatttatttaggtattttcgGCGCAATATTTTTCGGCCTCACTCTGTTGGTCATATATTTGACGTGGAAAGTGAAGAAGGAGAAGCGGTTCAGAAAGGAGCTGGCGAAGGCTGGACTTCTGTACTTCAAGGAGGGTATTCCTAAATCTCTCAATCCTGACTTGAATATAGATGAGCAAGCCGAATTGCTGCCGTATGACGAAAGATTTGAGTTCCCCGCTGAAAAACTTTTCTTAG GCAAGCAATTGGGGGCGGGTGCGTTCGGCGTTGTCTACAAAGCAGAAGCTCGAGGCATCGTCAATGCGGAGGAGACCACGACTGTCGCAGTTAAGACTGTCAAGAAGACCGCAGACAACATGTACATCAAGGCGTTGGCTTCCGAGCTCAAAATCATGGTGCATTTGGGCAAACACGTCAACATTGTCAACTTGCTTGGGGCTTGCACCAAGAATATTGGAAAAC gaGAATTGATGGTGATAGTGGAGTATTGTCGTTTTGGCAATATACACAACTATCTGATTAGGCACAGGgaggtgtttatcaaccaactTACCACAGATTGTAAAGAAAAGCCCCTCGGTCGTGTCAACAGAGGATATTCTTGCAGCAGCGCCGAAAGCGG aaTGCAATCGGATTACGGCGGGTCTAACCACACTCAGGGAACTGAACATACTTTTTTGAACACAGCTAATTCTACTAGAAAAG ATAAACCCAATCAGCAAATGGAGTTAACGCAAG TGTCGGAAGGATACGTGCAGCCGGAGTGGCGCACCAACTACGAGAGTGACTACCAGAGCGCGGCACCGCGGCCGCTTTTCTCCCGCGACCTGCTCGCATGGGCCTTCCAGATTGCGAGGGGCATGGAGTACCTCGCTAGTAGGAAG gttcTTCATGGAGACTTGGCAGCTCGAAATATTGTTCTGGCCGACGACAACATTGTGAAAATATGTGACTTTGGTCTAGCtagaagtatttataaaaacgacGAATATAAGAAGAAAAGCGAT AGCCTACTGCCCGTGAAGTGGCTGGCGATAGAATGCCTGAACGACCGGATCTTCTCGACGCAGTCGGACGTGTGGTCGTTCGGCATCGTGCTGTGGGAGCTGTTCAGCCTCGCCAGGACTCCCTACCCCAGCATTCCTTCCCCGCAGGACTTGCTACCATTCCTCAATAGCGG ACGCCGTTTAGAGAAACCCATGTATGCAGACGAGCGGCTATATAACGTGATGCTACAGTGCTGGGAGCACAAGCCGACCATGCGACCGAACTTTACGCAGCTGCAGGAGACGTTGGGATCCTTCCTCGAAGACAACGTGCGGAAT cATTACGTGGATTTGAATTCGACATACATGGATCTGAACGCAAAGAACGCGGGCCAGGAAGATTACTTGGACATGATGAATGCCCCCGACTATCTGAACCAGGTGACCCCGAGTCCGCATCACTATCAAAATGGCCCCAATGAAATCGGACAAAGCTTCTTCCCACCATCTCCGGGGACATTACCTCAAG ACGTAATGGAAGTAACTACTGTCTGA